Proteins encoded in a region of the Mucispirillum schaedleri ASF457 genome:
- the gltX gene encoding glutamate--tRNA ligase, with protein sequence MSIRVRFAPSPTGHIHVGNVRTALFNYLFARSQGGKFILRIEDTDLERSSLESEELIYEDLEWLGLDYDEGPKKGGEYGPYRQTERFDIYNKYAEKLMEDGFAYKCFCTKEELDAEREKAQKEGRAYIYNGKCANLTKEETAEREARGEKASIRFRAFKPAVMVHDMIHGDIEFPTNAFGDFIIIRPDGTPIYNYVVVIDDALMKITHVIRGDDHLSNTPKQALIYEAIGEKSPVFAHIPMILGPDHAKLSKRHGNTSVEEFRKAGYLKEAMINYMSLLSWSSDDERELFTIDELKEKFSMNRVSKSAAVFDFDKLKWMNGIYIRSKDISELLELCKPYIISSGLADEKYICENKAKMEAMLLSVRDNFTLLSDAPEYLQIYFKLPDEITEEAKEILALPTSKGVLDLFLSKTAGKEYLDLESYKAVMKEIQKETGTKGRPLYMAVRSGVTRSTKGPEMDSVATLLSCDELTKRITETMKRAGLL encoded by the coding sequence ATGTCTATTCGTGTTCGCTTTGCTCCAAGCCCTACAGGGCATATACATGTAGGTAATGTTAGAACAGCTCTTTTTAACTATTTATTTGCAAGAAGTCAGGGTGGTAAATTTATACTTCGCATTGAAGATACAGATTTGGAAAGGTCTAGTCTTGAAAGTGAAGAGCTTATATATGAAGATTTGGAGTGGCTTGGGCTTGACTATGATGAAGGTCCTAAAAAAGGCGGCGAATATGGTCCATACCGTCAGACAGAAAGATTTGACATATATAATAAATATGCTGAAAAATTAATGGAAGATGGCTTTGCTTATAAATGTTTCTGCACAAAAGAAGAGCTTGATGCAGAAAGAGAAAAAGCTCAAAAAGAAGGCAGAGCATATATATATAATGGTAAATGTGCTAATCTAACTAAGGAAGAGACAGCAGAAAGAGAAGCAAGGGGCGAAAAAGCATCTATTAGATTTCGTGCATTTAAACCAGCAGTTATGGTGCATGATATGATACATGGAGATATTGAGTTTCCTACAAATGCTTTTGGCGATTTTATTATTATCCGCCCAGACGGTACACCAATTTACAACTATGTTGTTGTAATAGATGATGCATTAATGAAGATAACTCATGTTATAAGGGGAGACGACCACTTGTCAAATACACCAAAACAGGCTTTAATATATGAAGCAATAGGTGAAAAATCACCTGTATTTGCCCATATTCCTATGATTTTAGGTCCAGACCATGCAAAACTTTCTAAAAGACATGGAAATACAAGTGTAGAAGAATTTAGAAAAGCAGGATATTTAAAAGAAGCTATGATTAACTATATGTCTCTTCTTTCATGGAGTTCAGATGATGAAAGAGAGCTTTTTACAATAGATGAATTAAAAGAAAAATTTTCTATGAATAGAGTTTCAAAAAGTGCTGCTGTATTTGATTTTGATAAATTAAAATGGATGAATGGAATATATATTCGCAGCAAAGATATTTCTGAATTGTTAGAGCTTTGCAAACCATATATAATTTCCAGCGGTCTTGCAGACGAAAAATATATATGCGAAAATAAGGCAAAAATGGAAGCTATGCTTTTATCTGTTCGTGATAATTTTACACTTTTAAGCGATGCACCAGAATATTTACAGATATATTTTAAACTGCCTGATGAAATAACTGAAGAAGCAAAAGAAATACTTGCTCTTCCTACATCAAAAGGTGTGCTTGATTTATTTCTTTCAAAAACAGCAGGTAAAGAGTATCTTGATTTAGAAAGCTATAAAGCAGTAATGAAAGAAATACAAAAAGAAACAGGGACAAAAGGCAGACCATTATATATGGCAGTCCGTTCTGGTGTTACAAGAAGCACAAAA